The Nodosilinea sp. PGN35 DNA segment GATTGGTTCAGGATTATGAGCAACTGCCTGAAAACGCCGAAGCGATGCTTCAAATTGCCATGATTCGCATCATGCTCAGGCGCTTGGCCTAATTCGCTACACCCCTACCCCTTTTCAAACGCCCTCTAAGCGCACCCGCCCCCCGCTGGGCAACATTGCCTCAAATCCGCTGAAGCGGATCTTTGGCAGAGGTTAAGGCGTCTTCTGAAAAACAGTTCCCTACAACGCCTAAATCTGTTGGAGGGCGGCCCCACAACTGCCCTTCCCCAGCGATAGACTCAACCTATTGATGGGTAATTTCTATGGCTCACCTCACCGCTCGCCGCCCCCAAAACGTAGACGGCGACATCTACGTCGATAGCTCCTGCATCGACTGCGACACCTGCCGCTGGATGGCCCCCGCCATCTTTAGCCGCGACGATGAGCAGTCGGCGGTCTTCCACCAGCCCGAAACCGAGGCCGAGCGGCTGGCGGCGCTGCAGGCGGTGCTGGCCTGCCCCACCGCCTCCATCGGCACCGTGGAGCCGCCCAAAGATATGAAGGCGGCCCAGGCCAGTTTTCCGATCCCAATCACCGAAAATGTCTACCACTGCGGCTACCACTCCGAAAAGTCTTACGGGGCGGCCAGCTACTTCATTCGGCGGCCCGAGGGCAACGTGCTGGTCGATTCGCCCCGCTTTGCCGCGCCCCTGGTCAAGCAGCTCGAAGCCCTAGGCGGCGTGCGCTACCTCTACCTCACCCACCAGGACGATGTGGCCGACCACCAGCGGTTTCACGAGCGGTTTGGGTGCGATCGCATTCTCCACGCCGACGACATCGGCCGGGGCACCGCCTCCGTAGAAATTCAGCTCCAGGGCACCGACCCGGTGACCCTCGCGCCCGACCTTACCATCATTCCGGTGCCGGGGCACACCAAAGGCCATACGGTGCTGCTGTACGACAACCGGGTTTTGTTTACCGGCGATCACTTGGCCTGGTCGGTGCGGCTGCATCAGCTTCACGCTTTTCGCTCCGTCTGCTGGTACTCGTGGCCCGAGCAAATCAGGTCGATGGAAAAACTCGCCGCCTACGACTTTGAGTGGGTGCTGCCCGGCCACGGTCGCCGCCACCACGCCGACGCCGCCACCATGGGCCAGCAAATGCAAAAGTGCCTCGACTGGATGAAGGCGCAGTAGTGTAGCAAGTCTCTACAGATCAAACACGTAGCGCACCGCCCCCGACTCTGGGTCGTTGGTGATATCGGCGTAGCCACTGTGCAGAGCGGCCTGAAGTAGGGCCTCTACGCGCTCGGTACTCAGCCCCGTATGCAGGGCCACCTGAGCCTTAGAGAGTTTGCCCCCGTTGGCGTGGGCGGCTTTCAGCAGCAGCAGCATGGGGTCTTCCTGGGGTTGCGCGATCGCCTGGGCCACCACCAAAGGTCGCTCTATCGGCACTGGCATGGTCAGGCCCTCTTCGCCCCACTCGGCCAGGTACTTGCGCCGCAGTTGCTCGTTGCGGGCTTTGACCATACCGGGCACCAGCACCAGATCGATGAGCTGGCCCATGCCAAACAGCCCAAAGGTACACAGGTAGACGATGCCCCACACCGTCTGCCCAGCATAAAACCGGTGCAGCCCGCAGACACCAAATAAACACAGTGCCCACAGCAGGTAGGCTGTTTCAGTCTTTGCTCGTGCCATGGTGTGTCTCTGAGAAGACTAACTGTGGGAAGCAGCAAACCTGAGCTGGGCTCGCAGCCGCCGCCTAGCGCCCATTATAGACAGCCGATTTTTTGGCGTACGGCCCCTGTAACCGTCCCGTAATACCGTGACTGAGTTGCCCTTAGCACCGTAGGGTGGGCACTGCCCACCTTCCCACCCCGCCATCACCAATCCATCGGGAATACTACCCTAGAGTATCTTCCCTTACCCCTAAATGCCCGATTATCGACGCGCCTACACTCCCGGCGGGGCAATCTTTCTCACCCTGGTCACCTTTAACCGCAGACCCATTTTTGCCGAAGCCGATAACGTAGAACGCCTACGCCAGGCTGCATCCGTCGTTAAAGCTGAAATGCCCTTCGATATTACAGCCGCCGTTGTGCTTCCCGACCACATTCATTTTGTGTGGACTTTGCCCCAGGGTGATGGTGATTACTCAAGGCGAGTCGGACGGCTA contains these protein-coding regions:
- a CDS encoding MBL fold metallo-hydrolase, which translates into the protein MAHLTARRPQNVDGDIYVDSSCIDCDTCRWMAPAIFSRDDEQSAVFHQPETEAERLAALQAVLACPTASIGTVEPPKDMKAAQASFPIPITENVYHCGYHSEKSYGAASYFIRRPEGNVLVDSPRFAAPLVKQLEALGGVRYLYLTHQDDVADHQRFHERFGCDRILHADDIGRGTASVEIQLQGTDPVTLAPDLTIIPVPGHTKGHTVLLYDNRVLFTGDHLAWSVRLHQLHAFRSVCWYSWPEQIRSMEKLAAYDFEWVLPGHGRRHHADAATMGQQMQKCLDWMKAQ
- a CDS encoding TM2 domain-containing protein, encoding MARAKTETAYLLWALCLFGVCGLHRFYAGQTVWGIVYLCTFGLFGMGQLIDLVLVPGMVKARNEQLRRKYLAEWGEEGLTMPVPIERPLVVAQAIAQPQEDPMLLLLKAAHANGGKLSKAQVALHTGLSTERVEALLQAALHSGYADITNDPESGAVRYVFDL
- a CDS encoding transposase, producing the protein MPDYRRAYTPGGAIFLTLVTFNRRPIFAEADNVERLRQAASVVKAEMPFDITAAVVLPDHIHFVWTLPQGDGDYSRRVGRLKVLFTRSLKGSCALPQDVGISRQRQRESNVWQRRFWEHTIRDEADWVGHINYLHYNPVKHGLVK